In Neisseriaceae bacterium CLB008, one genomic interval encodes:
- a CDS encoding AraC family transcriptional regulator, giving the protein MLNINQLVAISQGEQAFEVDHLNALLAHLGLIMPLINALPNVTFFVKNTEARYQLANEHLAKRCKVGHLKNIIGKRAEDVFHYDLGLGYTEQDHGVMRSKKRISNQLELHSYQSGLLGWCLTTKVPILDRKQNVVGVAGISVDLQDEKLIRPNINAKLSRVEKYISQKFDTAIKVQHLAELAELSVSQLDRQFKSIFQMTPQQLIQKKRLEYAIELLAQNLSITEIASRCGYTDHSAFSRKFKELTTLTPSQFKKRL; this is encoded by the coding sequence ATGCTAAACATTAACCAGCTAGTGGCCATTAGCCAAGGCGAACAAGCGTTTGAGGTGGACCATTTAAACGCCCTTTTGGCCCACCTAGGCCTGATCATGCCCCTCATCAACGCCCTCCCAAACGTGACGTTTTTTGTCAAAAATACCGAAGCGCGCTACCAGCTCGCCAATGAGCATCTGGCCAAGCGCTGTAAAGTGGGTCATCTCAAAAACATCATTGGCAAACGCGCCGAAGACGTGTTCCACTATGACTTAGGCCTAGGCTATACCGAACAAGATCATGGCGTCATGCGCAGCAAAAAACGCATCAGCAACCAGCTCGAGCTGCATTCCTACCAGTCTGGCCTATTAGGCTGGTGCTTGACCACTAAAGTCCCCATTCTCGACAGAAAACAAAACGTCGTGGGCGTGGCCGGTATTTCGGTAGACTTACAGGATGAAAAATTGATTCGCCCCAATATCAACGCCAAGCTAAGCCGAGTTGAAAAATACATCAGCCAGAAATTTGACACCGCCATTAAGGTACAGCATTTGGCCGAGCTAGCCGAACTGTCGGTCTCACAGCTGGACCGCCAGTTTAAGAGTATTTTTCAAATGACGCCGCAGCAGCTGATCCAAAAAAAACGCCTCGAGTACGCCATCGAACTGCTGGCCCAAAACCTTTCCATTACCGAGATCGCCAGCCGCTGCGGCTACACCGACCATAGCGCCTTTAGCCGAAAATTCAAAGAGTTAACCACACTAACGCCCAGCCAGTTTAAAAAGCGTCTCTAG
- a CDS encoding NAD(P)/FAD-dependent oxidoreductase: protein MQAQHKHSFVVVGGGVIGLSIALSLQARGVDVLLLEQADTVGSGASVGNAGHIATEQVFPIADPSILKSLPSMLFDPLGPLRLDWRYLCQITPWFMRLLGNMRPKPFQHIHEALTAINAAALPAWQAFADQWRLNDLIHIDGSLLVAEKAATVAKLKQHGEALNRIGVRNQWLDAEALKAREPQLANQLGALFYPDTGHVVDLAALLSRLEAEFLALGGQVWTQAKVETIEPRGPENILLHSSKGPVWAKNVVIACGAYAKDLVRQASGVTVPLETERGYHLMLPQETGRLSVPVSSADRRFIMTPMTHGLRLAGTVEYAGLERPANMQRARNFVPLANPMLGQALDTQSATEWMGFRPTIADSLPVLDKQDHCYFAFGHQHLGLTQAAISAKAIVAMHFNEPSPLDCSAFSLNRFS from the coding sequence ATGCAGGCGCAACACAAACATTCTTTTGTCGTGGTCGGAGGGGGCGTGATTGGCTTAAGCATTGCGCTGTCCTTACAGGCGCGCGGCGTGGACGTCTTGCTGCTGGAGCAGGCAGACACCGTTGGCTCTGGCGCTTCTGTCGGCAATGCCGGCCACATCGCCACCGAGCAGGTGTTTCCGATTGCCGACCCGAGCATTTTAAAATCGTTGCCGAGCATGCTGTTTGACCCCTTAGGGCCGTTGCGCTTGGACTGGCGCTATTTATGCCAGATTACGCCTTGGTTTATGCGGCTTTTGGGCAATATGCGGCCTAAGCCTTTTCAACACATTCATGAGGCCTTAACCGCGATCAATGCGGCGGCTTTACCGGCTTGGCAAGCGTTTGCCGATCAATGGCGGCTGAATGATTTAATCCACATTGACGGCTCGCTGCTGGTGGCGGAAAAGGCCGCCACGGTGGCGAAGCTCAAACAGCATGGTGAGGCCTTAAATCGAATTGGCGTACGTAACCAGTGGTTGGACGCCGAAGCTTTAAAGGCACGTGAGCCACAGCTAGCGAATCAGTTGGGCGCCTTGTTTTACCCAGATACTGGCCATGTAGTGGATTTGGCGGCGCTGTTATCGCGGCTAGAGGCTGAGTTTTTAGCCTTGGGTGGTCAGGTATGGACGCAGGCAAAAGTCGAGACGATTGAGCCGCGTGGGCCTGAAAATATTTTGTTGCACAGTAGTAAAGGGCCGGTGTGGGCGAAAAACGTGGTGATTGCCTGCGGTGCTTATGCCAAAGACTTGGTACGCCAGGCCAGCGGCGTCACCGTGCCGCTAGAAACCGAACGTGGCTACCATTTAATGTTGCCACAAGAGACGGGGAGGCTGTCGGTGCCGGTGTCTAGCGCGGATCGGCGCTTCATCATGACGCCGATGACGCATGGCTTAAGACTGGCCGGTACGGTGGAGTACGCCGGGCTAGAGCGACCGGCCAATATGCAGCGGGCGCGTAATTTTGTGCCTCTGGCCAACCCTATGCTCGGCCAAGCGCTAGACACGCAAAGCGCGACTGAATGGATGGGCTTTCGGCCCACGATTGCCGATTCTTTGCCGGTATTGGATAAACAAGATCATTGTTACTTTGCCTTTGGGCATCAACATCTGGGCCTGACTCAGGCAGCCATCAGCGCCAAAGCGATTGTGGCCATGCATTTTAATGAGCCAAGCCCTTTAGATTGCTCAGCGTTTTCGCTGAATCGATTTTCATAA
- a CDS encoding DUF3955 domain-containing protein produces MSLKLMVVLCLLAIAAFVYNAQNTYLDGDGVLHDTVYLPLGYLLLLGAVCISLFRFLRTIKRQRQA; encoded by the coding sequence ATGTCGCTTAAACTCATGGTGGTGCTGTGTCTATTGGCCATTGCCGCCTTCGTCTACAATGCCCAAAATACCTACCTAGACGGTGATGGTGTACTGCATGACACCGTTTATTTACCGCTTGGCTATCTGCTGCTGTTGGGCGCCGTTTGCATCAGCCTATTTCGCTTCTTGCGCACCATCAAACGTCAACGACAGGCGTAA
- the pgsA gene encoding CDP-diacylglycerol--glycerol-3-phosphate 3-phosphatidyltransferase, giving the protein MPLNFPILLTWVRVLLIPVFATLFYLPVHWINPAMANWIGAGIFAIAAITDWFDGYLARRWNQATSFGAFLDPVADKLIVAVALILLVDLDRTYAVMAMIIIGREITISALREWMAQMGKRNNVAVAQIGKIKTTAQMVAIVLLLIGSESFYGINFLILGNILMLVASILTLWSMFYYLNAAFSGHQEEKN; this is encoded by the coding sequence ATGCCGCTTAATTTTCCAATTTTATTGACTTGGGTAAGGGTGCTGTTAATCCCTGTTTTTGCCACCTTATTTTATTTGCCTGTGCATTGGATTAACCCTGCCATGGCGAACTGGATCGGCGCCGGTATTTTTGCCATCGCCGCCATCACCGACTGGTTTGATGGCTATCTGGCTCGGCGTTGGAATCAAGCCACTTCGTTTGGGGCCTTCCTAGACCCCGTTGCCGACAAGCTTATTGTGGCGGTGGCGTTGATCTTACTGGTTGATCTAGACCGTACGTATGCGGTGATGGCAATGATCATCATCGGCCGCGAGATCACCATATCGGCTTTAAGAGAGTGGATGGCTCAGATGGGCAAGCGTAATAACGTTGCCGTGGCCCAGATCGGTAAGATTAAAACCACGGCCCAAATGGTGGCCATTGTTCTGTTGCTGATTGGTTCTGAATCCTTTTACGGGATTAATTTCCTTATTTTAGGAAATATTTTGATGTTGGTTGCGTCAATTTTGACTTTGTGGTCAATGTTTTATTACCTGAATGCCGCATTTTCTGGGCATCAGGAGGAAAAAAATTAG
- a CDS encoding dihydrofolate reductase family protein, translating into MAIKGYIAVSADGYIATADGNVDFLNDFQHIDCGYEAFIAGIQTVVMGRKTYEAILGFGVDWPYPEQRCLIVSTQADLPLAAENVSVWGQGLPALIEALRQEAYGDTWVVGGAQLQAAFIEHDYLDTLDVYELPIFLGGGIPLFPQSEKMHLRAVKIEAEMIDATIVHKTLHFK; encoded by the coding sequence ATGGCGATTAAGGGATACATTGCGGTGAGTGCCGATGGCTATATTGCCACAGCAGACGGCAACGTTGATTTTCTGAATGATTTTCAACATATTGACTGCGGTTATGAGGCGTTTATTGCCGGTATTCAAACCGTGGTGATGGGGCGCAAAACCTATGAGGCGATCTTGGGGTTTGGGGTGGATTGGCCCTATCCAGAACAGCGCTGTCTGATCGTCAGCACGCAGGCTGATTTGCCGTTGGCGGCTGAGAACGTGTCGGTGTGGGGGCAGGGGTTGCCGGCCTTAATCGAGGCCTTGCGCCAAGAAGCTTATGGCGATACCTGGGTCGTCGGTGGGGCGCAGCTACAGGCGGCGTTTATTGAACACGATTATCTGGATACCTTAGATGTTTATGAGCTGCCGATTTTCTTGGGCGGTGGGATACCGCTGTTTCCACAGTCTGAAAAAATGCATCTGCGTGCGGTGAAGATTGAGGCTGAGATGATCGATGCGACGATTGTGCATAAAACGCTGCATTTTAAATAG
- a CDS encoding 4-hydroxyproline epimerase, producing the protein MQQQRYHKIRVIDSHTEGEPTRLVVEGFPDLGQGSMAERLAILRTEHDQWRKAVILEPRGNDILVGALLCPPQNPKATAGVIFFNNEDYLGMCGHGTIGLMASLQHLGLAGVGEHIVETPVGDVTTTIHADGSVSIKNVYAYRYRKDVSVDVPGLGSVSGDIAWGGNWFFLVSQKFIDISLQNAKALTDITLAIRDALVAQGITGKDGQMIDHIELFQPHATANSQSFVLCPGGAYDRSPCGTGTSAKLACLAADGKLAEGEEWIQASVIGSQFRTRYERVDADGIVPTIQGHAYICADNTLLIDANDPFRWGIVAK; encoded by the coding sequence ATGCAACAGCAACGTTATCATAAAATTCGTGTCATTGATTCTCACACCGAAGGTGAGCCCACCCGTTTAGTGGTTGAGGGCTTTCCTGATTTGGGCCAGGGCAGTATGGCTGAGCGCTTAGCCATTTTGCGCACTGAGCACGATCAATGGCGTAAAGCAGTCATTCTAGAGCCGCGCGGCAACGACATTCTGGTGGGGGCGCTTCTGTGCCCACCGCAAAACCCTAAGGCTACGGCCGGGGTAATCTTTTTCAATAATGAAGACTATTTAGGCATGTGCGGTCACGGCACCATTGGGCTGATGGCCTCGCTGCAACATTTGGGCTTGGCCGGCGTGGGCGAACACATCGTGGAAACCCCTGTGGGCGATGTCACCACCACCATTCATGCCGACGGCAGCGTCAGCATTAAAAACGTGTACGCCTATCGCTATCGCAAAGACGTGTCGGTGGACGTGCCGGGCTTAGGCTCGGTGAGCGGCGACATTGCTTGGGGCGGTAACTGGTTCTTCTTGGTCAGCCAAAAATTCATCGACATCAGCCTACAGAATGCGAAGGCATTGACCGACATTACCTTGGCCATTCGCGATGCTTTAGTGGCCCAGGGCATCACCGGTAAAGATGGTCAGATGATTGACCACATCGAATTGTTTCAGCCACACGCTACGGCCAACAGCCAAAGCTTTGTGCTGTGTCCAGGCGGCGCTTACGACCGCTCACCTTGCGGCACCGGCACCAGTGCTAAATTGGCCTGTTTGGCGGCCGATGGCAAGCTGGCCGAAGGAGAAGAGTGGATTCAGGCCAGCGTGATCGGTAGCCAGTTCCGTACCCGCTATGAGCGCGTTGACGCAGACGGGATTGTGCCGACCATTCAAGGCCACGCCTATATTTGTGCCGACAACACCTTATTAATCGATGCCAACGATCCATTTCGTTGGGGCATTGTGGCCAAGTAA
- a CDS encoding flavin reductase family protein → MPSVDAHSFNVNEVGPPAIYKLMVGAITPRPIAWVSSLGPDGVLNLAPFSFFTVASRQPPTLMVSIGPGVEEREGTIKDTLNNIRLGREYVINIAGEALMQELARSSASVPSDCDEFQLAGLSPEPSKLVSVPSVREAPIAFEMVLDQIIPVGSDHMILGRVVNVRVAAEVYAGHHKIDVAALAPLASVVDRFSGITPMYRPDERS, encoded by the coding sequence ATGCCTAGCGTCGATGCACACAGTTTTAACGTTAATGAGGTTGGTCCTCCAGCCATTTATAAGCTAATGGTGGGGGCGATTACGCCGCGGCCGATTGCCTGGGTGTCGAGCCTAGGGCCTGATGGCGTGTTGAATTTAGCGCCGTTTAGCTTTTTTACCGTGGCGTCGCGCCAGCCGCCGACGCTGATGGTGTCGATTGGCCCTGGGGTGGAAGAGCGAGAGGGGACGATTAAAGACACGCTGAACAATATTCGTCTAGGTCGGGAATACGTCATCAATATTGCGGGTGAGGCCTTGATGCAAGAGCTGGCGCGCAGTTCGGCGTCGGTGCCATCTGATTGTGATGAGTTTCAGCTGGCGGGCTTAAGCCCCGAGCCATCTAAGCTGGTGAGCGTGCCTTCGGTGCGTGAGGCACCGATTGCGTTTGAGATGGTGTTGGATCAGATCATTCCTGTGGGCAGCGACCACATGATTTTGGGCCGAGTGGTGAACGTGCGCGTTGCCGCTGAGGTGTATGCCGGTCATCATAAGATAGACGTGGCTGCCTTGGCGCCTTTGGCAAGCGTGGTGGATCGCTTCAGCGGCATTACGCCCATGTATCGGCCTGACGAGCGCTCCTAA
- the dapA gene encoding 4-hydroxy-tetrahydrodipicolinate synthase, producing the protein MNFHGILVPLVTPFKADKSLDLDTLKTLTEAFIQKGVTGLVACGTTGEYYALNESEREAVLTTVAGVAKGRVTLIAGINDLSTEGACARAQQAKSLGYEGLMLAPPPYSLPDQAGVIAHYETVAAATDLPIIMYNFPARIGIELEYETVVHLAKNPNIVAIKESSGDFSRALRLLQTEFDGFEVICGCDDQPVDFFFWGSKSWIAGAGNVFPEEQVALFKAAQAGDWDQARDIMRAIYPAIYSMESGNYNQKAKLGCLKGTLNVGAVRLPLSDLSADEQAEFQAFFK; encoded by the coding sequence ATGAATTTTCACGGTATTTTAGTGCCTTTGGTGACCCCATTTAAGGCCGACAAGAGCTTGGATTTAGACACCTTAAAAACCTTGACCGAAGCCTTTATTCAAAAAGGCGTGACCGGCTTAGTGGCCTGTGGCACCACGGGCGAATACTATGCGCTGAATGAGTCTGAGCGTGAGGCCGTGTTGACCACGGTGGCGGGCGTGGCCAAAGGCCGAGTGACCCTCATTGCCGGTATCAACGACTTATCCACAGAAGGCGCTTGCGCCCGTGCCCAGCAGGCGAAAAGCCTGGGTTATGAAGGTCTGATGTTGGCACCGCCACCTTACAGCCTGCCTGACCAAGCGGGCGTGATCGCCCACTACGAAACCGTAGCGGCGGCCACCGATTTACCCATCATCATGTACAACTTCCCAGCCCGTATCGGCATTGAATTGGAATATGAAACCGTGGTGCATTTGGCGAAAAACCCGAACATTGTGGCGATTAAGGAAAGCAGCGGCGACTTTAGCCGTGCCTTACGCTTGCTACAAACTGAGTTCGACGGTTTTGAAGTAATTTGCGGCTGTGACGATCAGCCGGTGGACTTCTTCTTTTGGGGTTCGAAAAGCTGGATTGCCGGCGCGGGCAACGTGTTCCCAGAAGAGCAAGTGGCGCTGTTTAAGGCGGCTCAGGCCGGCGACTGGGATCAAGCGCGCGACATCATGCGGGCGATTTATCCAGCTATTTACTCTATGGAATCGGGCAATTACAACCAAAAAGCCAAGTTGGGCTGCCTCAAAGGTACGCTTAATGTAGGTGCCGTGCGTTTGCCTTTATCTGATTTGTCGGCGGATGAACAAGCCGAATTTCAAGCTTTTTTTAAGTAA
- the guaB gene encoding IMP dehydrogenase, which yields MRIIEKAYTFDDVLLVPAHSQVLPRDVSLKTPLTRNISLNLPLVSAAMDTVTEARLAIALAQEGGIGIIHKNMSIEQQAREVAKVKRHESGIVKEPITIGPNMLVRDLIDLSRRHKISGLPVIEDGAVVGIVTNRDLRFEKRLDQTVASIMTPRSQLVTVPEGTGIDEAREIMHEHKVERVLVVNANWELKGLITVKDILKTSEFPNANKDDNGSLRVGAAVGVGKETEERVAALAAAGVDVVIVDTAHGHSQGVIDRVRWVKEHFPQIDVIGGNIATAAAAKALAEAGADGVKVGIGPGSICTTRIIAGVGVPQLTAIHNVSEALKGTGVPMIADGGIRFSGDIAKALAAGASCVMLGGMFAGTEEAPGEIELYQGRSYKSYRGMGSLGAMSQGSSDRYFQDNEANSDKFVPEGIEGRVAYKGPIAQIIHQLVGGLRSSMGYLGCPDILAMHEKAEFVEITSAGMNESHVHDVTITKEAPNYHTAR from the coding sequence ATGCGAATAATAGAAAAAGCATATACATTCGACGACGTCTTATTGGTTCCAGCCCACTCCCAAGTCTTGCCTCGTGACGTTAGCTTAAAAACCCCCCTCACCCGTAATATCTCGCTTAATCTTCCCCTTGTTTCTGCCGCTATGGACACCGTAACCGAAGCCCGTCTAGCCATTGCTTTGGCTCAAGAAGGTGGCATCGGCATCATCCATAAAAACATGAGCATTGAGCAACAGGCTCGCGAAGTGGCCAAAGTAAAGCGCCATGAAAGCGGCATCGTGAAAGAGCCGATCACCATTGGCCCCAATATGTTGGTGCGCGACTTAATTGACCTATCTCGTCGCCACAAGATTTCCGGCTTACCCGTCATTGAAGATGGCGCTGTCGTGGGCATTGTCACCAACCGTGACCTACGATTCGAAAAACGACTAGATCAAACCGTGGCGTCTATTATGACGCCACGTTCACAATTGGTGACCGTACCTGAAGGCACCGGCATCGATGAAGCCCGTGAAATCATGCACGAACACAAGGTTGAGCGTGTCTTGGTGGTCAACGCCAATTGGGAACTAAAAGGCCTGATCACGGTTAAAGACATTCTTAAAACCAGCGAATTCCCAAACGCCAATAAAGACGACAACGGCAGCCTACGCGTAGGCGCAGCGGTCGGCGTGGGTAAAGAAACTGAAGAGCGCGTGGCCGCCCTAGCCGCCGCTGGCGTAGACGTGGTGATTGTAGACACTGCTCACGGCCACAGCCAAGGCGTGATTGACCGCGTACGCTGGGTAAAAGAACACTTCCCACAAATTGACGTCATCGGCGGCAACATTGCCACCGCAGCCGCTGCCAAAGCTTTGGCCGAAGCCGGCGCAGACGGCGTTAAAGTGGGTATTGGCCCAGGCTCAATCTGCACCACCCGCATCATTGCCGGCGTGGGCGTGCCTCAACTAACCGCCATCCACAATGTTTCTGAAGCCTTAAAAGGCACGGGCGTACCGATGATTGCCGACGGCGGCATTCGCTTCTCTGGCGACATCGCCAAAGCCCTAGCCGCTGGCGCCAGCTGCGTGATGCTGGGCGGCATGTTTGCCGGTACTGAAGAAGCACCTGGCGAAATTGAGCTTTACCAAGGCCGTTCATACAAGTCTTACCGCGGCATGGGGTCTTTGGGCGCGATGAGCCAAGGCTCTTCTGATCGCTACTTCCAAGACAATGAAGCCAATAGCGACAAATTTGTTCCTGAAGGCATCGAAGGCCGCGTGGCCTACAAAGGCCCAATCGCCCAAATCATCCACCAATTGGTCGGCGGCTTGCGTTCGAGCATGGGCTACCTAGGTTGCCCTGACATCTTGGCCATGCATGAAAAAGCCGAGTTTGTGGAAATCACCTCTGCCGGCATGAATGAATCCCACGTTCACGACGTGACCATCACTAAAGAAGCGCCTAACTACCATACAGCACGTTAA
- the uvrC gene encoding excinuclease ABC subunit UvrC: protein MNEGSAFLEQEQFNIKEFLNTLPNLPGVYRMLDREGQVLYVGKAISLKRRVSSYFQKTDLSPRIQLMVKQVDRIDVTVTRSEAEALILENNLIKALGPKYNILFRDDKSYPYLILSAHEFPQMAYYRGSLKKTHQYFGPYPNSYAVRDSIQILQKVFQLRTCEDSVFQHRDRACLLYQIKRCSGPCVGHISAADYADSVSEAAAFLNGKADELSERLNQKMQTASDHLQFEEAAKYRDQLQALGRVQEKQFVESNTQYGVKNCDVLAVVTDAGLVCVHWVSIRGGRHVGDKSFFPKVLADETPDLADYLNAFVAQHYLGKPKPDMLLTNLPLPESLCDALSSDAPKKILFVHKTVGARKVWLSMAEQNARLAIHQQSSQSSHQQARLAALAEIMQMDDLQRIECFDISHTQGEATIASCVVYDQGAMQPSEYRRFNIETAKAGDDYAAMREVLTRRYGKLQAQAEAAEAAGTQPEGKWPDLVVIDGGKGQISMALGVWAELGLHIPLVGVAKGPERKAGLEELILPDTNRVMQLPPHHPALHLLQTVRDESHRFAITGHRAKRAKARVTSSLESIPGVGTKRRQRLLARFGGLRGVAAASADDLAQVEGISHALAEKIYEALHS from the coding sequence GTGAATGAAGGAAGTGCTTTCTTGGAACAAGAACAGTTTAATATAAAAGAATTTTTAAATACCCTACCTAATTTACCCGGTGTCTACCGCATGTTAGACCGGGAAGGGCAGGTATTGTACGTGGGCAAGGCCATTAGCCTGAAGCGCCGCGTCAGCAGCTATTTTCAAAAAACCGATCTGTCACCACGCATTCAGCTGATGGTGAAACAGGTTGATCGTATTGACGTCACTGTCACCCGCTCCGAAGCCGAAGCCTTGATTTTGGAAAACAACTTAATCAAAGCGCTGGGGCCGAAATACAATATTTTGTTTCGGGACGATAAAAGCTATCCCTATCTGATTTTAAGCGCCCATGAGTTTCCGCAAATGGCTTATTACCGGGGCAGTTTAAAAAAGACCCATCAATATTTTGGCCCTTATCCCAATAGCTATGCGGTGCGGGACAGTATTCAGATCTTACAAAAAGTCTTCCAATTAAGAACCTGTGAGGATTCGGTGTTTCAGCACCGTGACCGGGCCTGCCTGCTGTATCAGATCAAGCGCTGTTCAGGGCCTTGCGTGGGCCATATCTCGGCCGCAGACTACGCCGACAGCGTCAGCGAAGCCGCCGCCTTTTTGAACGGAAAGGCGGATGAACTGTCTGAACGATTGAATCAGAAAATGCAAACGGCTTCAGATCATCTACAGTTTGAAGAGGCGGCCAAGTATCGTGACCAGCTACAGGCGCTCGGCCGCGTGCAGGAAAAGCAGTTCGTCGAATCCAATACCCAATACGGCGTGAAAAACTGTGACGTCTTGGCTGTGGTCACAGATGCTGGGCTGGTGTGCGTGCATTGGGTCAGCATTCGCGGTGGCCGCCACGTGGGCGATAAAAGCTTCTTTCCTAAAGTGCTGGCCGATGAAACGCCGGATTTGGCCGATTATTTAAATGCCTTTGTGGCCCAGCATTATTTGGGCAAGCCTAAGCCTGACATGCTGTTGACGAACCTGCCGTTGCCAGAGAGCCTGTGCGATGCCTTAAGCTCGGACGCGCCCAAAAAAATCTTGTTTGTGCATAAAACGGTTGGGGCGCGTAAGGTGTGGCTGAGTATGGCCGAACAAAATGCGCGCCTGGCGATTCATCAACAGTCGTCGCAAAGCAGCCATCAGCAGGCGCGCCTAGCGGCTCTGGCCGAAATCATGCAGATGGATGATTTGCAGCGCATTGAATGCTTTGACATCAGCCACACTCAAGGGGAGGCGACCATTGCCTCGTGCGTGGTGTATGACCAAGGGGCCATGCAACCCAGTGAATACAGACGCTTTAATATCGAAACCGCCAAGGCGGGCGATGATTATGCCGCCATGCGTGAGGTTTTAACCCGTCGCTATGGTAAACTACAGGCGCAGGCTGAGGCGGCAGAGGCCGCCGGTACACAGCCTGAAGGCAAGTGGCCTGACCTCGTCGTCATCGATGGGGGGAAGGGTCAGATCAGCATGGCGTTAGGCGTGTGGGCCGAGTTGGGCTTACACATTCCATTGGTCGGCGTGGCCAAAGGGCCAGAGCGTAAGGCAGGCTTAGAAGAGTTGATTTTGCCCGACACCAATAGGGTGATGCAGCTACCGCCGCATCATCCCGCTTTACACTTATTACAAACCGTTCGTGATGAATCACATCGGTTTGCGATTACGGGCCATCGCGCTAAACGCGCCAAAGCGCGGGTGACGTCTTCCCTAGAAAGTATTCCAGGGGTGGGCACCAAGCGACGGCAGCGGCTTTTAGCGCGCTTTGGTGGTCTGCGCGGCGTCGCAGCAGCCAGTGCCGACGATTTGGCCCAAGTGGAAGGCATTAGCCATGCCTTGGCCGAAAAAATTTATGAAGCCTTACATTCTTAA
- a CDS encoding 3-deoxy-7-phosphoheptulonate synthase, whose protein sequence is MMQKDVLNNVHISNEQVLITPAQLKQKFPLSAANQQQIASARATIADILQGRDHRLLVVCGPCSIHDTEAALAYAEKLKVLADEFQDQLYIVMRVYFEKPRTRVGWKGLINDPHMDGSFDVETGLHIARELLLKLTDMGLPLATEALDPNSPQYLGDLFSWSAIGARTTESQTHREMASGLSMPVGFKNGTDGSLATAINALRAASMPHRFMGINQAGQVCLLQTQGNPNGHVILRGGKTPNYGQEDVQACEAQMAAAGLRPSLMVDCSHGNSNKDYRRQVPVAQSVVTQILAGNQSITGIMLESHLYAGNQPSEQPRADMKYGVSITDACIDWDTTDALLREMHAALSGALVKRLA, encoded by the coding sequence ATGATGCAAAAAGACGTACTGAATAACGTACACATCAGTAATGAACAGGTATTGATTACGCCGGCCCAGCTAAAGCAAAAATTTCCCTTGAGCGCCGCCAATCAGCAGCAAATCGCCAGCGCGCGCGCCACCATTGCGGATATTTTACAAGGCCGTGATCATCGGCTTTTGGTGGTGTGTGGTCCCTGTTCGATTCATGATACGGAAGCGGCTTTGGCCTATGCTGAAAAGCTGAAGGTATTGGCAGATGAGTTTCAAGATCAGCTATACATAGTGATGCGGGTGTATTTTGAGAAGCCTCGTACCAGGGTGGGTTGGAAGGGTTTGATTAATGATCCGCATATGGACGGTTCATTTGATGTGGAAACCGGCCTGCACATTGCGCGTGAGCTGCTGTTGAAGCTGACCGATATGGGCCTGCCTTTGGCAACCGAGGCACTAGATCCCAATAGCCCACAGTATTTGGGCGATTTGTTTAGCTGGTCGGCCATTGGTGCGCGGACCACTGAGTCGCAAACGCACCGTGAAATGGCTTCGGGGTTATCGATGCCGGTTGGCTTTAAAAACGGCACCGACGGCAGTTTGGCCACGGCGATCAATGCGCTGCGCGCTGCATCTATGCCGCATCGTTTTATGGGCATTAACCAGGCGGGGCAGGTATGCCTGCTGCAAACTCAGGGTAATCCCAATGGCCACGTGATTTTACGCGGCGGCAAAACCCCTAATTATGGCCAAGAAGACGTACAGGCTTGCGAAGCTCAAATGGCGGCCGCAGGCTTGCGCCCATCGCTGATGGTGGATTGCAGCCACGGTAACTCTAATAAAGATTACCGTCGTCAGGTACCGGTGGCGCAGTCGGTGGTGACGCAAATTTTGGCGGGTAATCAATCCATCACTGGCATCATGTTGGAAAGCCATTTATATGCGGGCAATCAGCCTTCAGAACAGCCGCGTGCCGACATGAAGTATGGCGTGTCGATTACCGACGCCTGTATTGATTGGGACACCACGGATGCCTTATTGCGCGAGATGCATGCCGCGTTGAGCGGCGCCTTGGTTAAACGTTTGGCTTAA